CAAAGGAGCGAATAAGGTGCACTTAATGCACCTGAAGTCGCCTCAATTCGCCGGATCCCCGAAGCAGGCGGATGGGTAAGAGGGCTGATCCACGCCGCCTACTCCACAATAATCTTAGCGGTCATTCCGCTGTGGCCGGAGCCGCACATGATGGCACAGGTCATCTCGAAGGTTCCGGCTTCCTCGGGCAGGACAACCTGCGAGGCGTTCTTGGCATCCAGCCGCAGCTTCATCTCCGGAATCAGTATGCCGTGATTGCCGCTCTCATTTTCGAAGATGATTTTGACAGGGACGCCCTTCTTCAAATGGTATTCCGGCTGGTCAAAGCTATAATTGGTGGCCGTAATCACGAGTTCTTCCTCCGCTGTCAGATTGCTCCCGGCTGCTGCATTGTTAGCGCTGTCAGAATTACTGTTGTTACTTCCACAGGCCGTTAGCAGAAGCGCAAATATAATAGAACAAAGAATGGCCGACTTCCTGATCATATGCATCCTCCTCATCTACTTGGACAGTTGACCTTAGCATAGCCTATATTGGTCAAGTTGTCTTGATCAATCTATGAAAATGAGTTTAACCGCCGTCGTTATCTCGACTGCAAACTTTGTCGAATTTTGCAAAAATATGATGCAAAAGAGTTTAAAATTAATTATAATTAAGCCTAATATAATTAAAGCTTCATATTATTCGGCTAGAAGCAGGGGAGTCAGATTATTATAGAATACGCGTTGCAAAGTGCAGAGAGATGGCACCGGAGAATACTGTACGGCTACTGGATCATCGTACTCTGTCTGCTGCTCGCCCAGTTCCTGTATATGCTGTACTCCCGTTCTGATGAGATGCAGACGATTTTTAGTCCCGGCAAAGGCCATGTGTTCATAGTCTGCAACCTGATTATTATCCTGGCTATGGCTGCTGCCGAGGTCTGGCTGCGCCGCTCGCCCCGTTATCATAAGCAGGCAGTTGTGGTCTGCAGCTTCATGGTTTCCTATCTGATGTATTTTGTGCTGGAGCCTTATGTAGACGGTGCCCAGATGACGCTGATGATGCCCCTTATGCTGGCCCTCATCTATTTCGACCAGCGGCTGCTGTACTCGCTTGGGGCATTCAGTATTGCATTCTACGCAGGGGTCTACTTTGGGCTTGAACGGCCGCTGCTTGGCAAGCCGCTGCTGGAGTTTGTGCTAGTGGAGTGTGTGTATGTCGTCTTCGCCCTGACGGCGCAGGCGGTGATCCTCCGTGGCCGCGAGACCCGCGAATATCTGGAGCAGCTCACCAGGTCGGAGCAGGAGCTGATGGTGGAGCGGGCGATTTCGGACAAGCTGCTGAAAATAGACGCGTTAACAGGCCTGTATAATCACAAGACGTTCCATGAATATCTGGATTCGCTGCTGGAGCAGTGTGAGAGCAACGGGCTGAGGCTGCAGCTTGCGTTAATTGACATCGACAATTTCAAGCAGGTCAATGACAAATACGGACACTGGGTGGGCGATCTTGTGCTCAAAGAGGTGGCGGCTAAGATGGGCAGCCTGATCGGGTTGAATGACTTCGCGGCAAGATATGGCGGGGAAGAATTCGCAGTGATTTTTACGGATAAAAGCTTTCAGGAAGCCTACGCTGCTGTCGAGCAAATGCGTCTCAGCATTGCCGCCATGTGCCATCCGTATGCCGGAAACAAGCCCATTACTGTCAGTATCGGACTGTGTCACTATAAGCTTGGAGACGGCAAGGAGCTGCTGTTCCGCAAGACGGATGATTCGCTGTATACGGCCAAGCGTGGCGGGAAAAATGCTGTGGTGACCTCTGCGGTCACTTCCGGTGAAGGACATAAACTTACAGAAAACCCCCAAATTCCGATATAAACCGGGAGCTGGGGGTTTCAATGTCTGCACGGGCCTGGCGACGTTATTTACCTGCTTCAAACGGAGTGGATACCGGCAGGAAGAGGTCGATGATCCCGATGACCAGTGCGGCAAGCAGGGCACCAAGCACCGAGACACTGACACCGCTGACGACAAACTGCGCAATCCAGATGACCAGGGCGCTGACTAGGAAGCCGACGATACCGCGTCCGAAGGGCGTTGTTTTTTTGCCGAAAATGCCTTCAACGACCCAGCCGAGCAGAGCGATCACCAGAGCAAGCATGAATGCGCTCCAGAATCCCCCGACCGTGAACTGCGGAACAATCCAGCCGACCACCATCAGCACGATTGCAGCGACCACGAACCGTACTACATGAGCTAAGAATCTCAATGAACTAACCTCCTTTGGCGTTCGCTTAAGGATATGTGCGTTGTTATTGTGGCCCGAAGCCGGTTTTCTATGCCCTGAAATCATACCCAAATAGCGAAAATGGGCTAAATTAGGTATAATGGTTCCATCTATGAAGGGAGCTGTGACAGTAATTGGACGACAAAATTTTGCATACGCTTGAATATCGCAAGATTTTAAATAAATTGATGCAGTATACGCAGACGCCGATGGGACGGCTGACCGCCGAGCTCCTGAAGCCTTCCGGTGATTTCGAAGGGGTGAAGAAGCTCCTTCAGGCTACGGATGAGGCGGTAAATGTGGACCGGTTGAAGGGAATTCCTTCATTCGGAGGCGTGACCGATATCCGGCCCGCGCTGAAGCGTGCATCAATTGGCGGGATGCTGGGCACGGCAGAGCTGCTTGCGGTAGGTAACACGATTGGCGGGGCCCGCCGGGTGAAGCGGTTCATCCATGCCATGCATGACGATGAGAGCATTCCTACCCTCTTCGCACAGAGCGATCTGCTGTCGGAGCAAAAGCATGTCGAGGATGCCATCCGCATGTGTATTGACGAGAACGCCGATGTAATGGATTCGGCGAGCACGGAGCTTGCCACCCTCCGCCGCGAGCTGCGCGGGGGAGAGACGCGCATCCGTGAGAAGCTGGATTCGATGATCCGCTCGTCTTCGGTCTCGAAGATGCTGCAGGATCAGCTTGTGACGATCCGTGGTGACCGGTTCGTCATTCCGGTCAAGGCAGAGTACCGCGCCCACTTCGGCGGTATTGTGCACGACCAGTCGGGCTCAGGGGCAACGCTGTTCATCGAGCCGGAATCCATTGTGGCGATGAACAACAAGCTGCGGGAGACACGGCTGCGCGAAGAACGTGAGATCGAGATCATTCTGCACCGGCTGACTGCGCTGGTCGGCGATATTGCCGAGGAGATGGCTTATGATATCGATATTCTCGGCGAGCTGGACTTCATCTTCGCCAAGGCGCGTCTTGCACGCGACCTGAAGGCTACCCAGCCGCGGATGAATGACCGCGGATACCTGCGCCTGCGCAAGGGCCGCCATCCGCTAATTCCGGCCGAGCAGGTTGTGCCGCTGGATGTGGAGCTGGGGAATGATTACAGCTCTATCATCGTGACCGGACCGAATACGGGCGGGAAGACGGTGACCTTGAAGACGATTGGACTGCTCAGCCTGATGGCCATGTCGGGCCTCTTCATTCCGGCCGAGGAAGGCAGTCAGCTGTGTGTCTTCGATGCGATCTACGCCGACATCGGCGATGAGCAGAGCATTGAGCAGAGCCTGAGTACCTTCTCCAGCCATATGACGAATATTATATCCATTCTGAAGCGGATGACACCGAAGAGTCTGATTCTGCTCGATGAGGTCGGTGCAGGAACAGATCCGGCCGAAGGCTCCGCGCTGGCGATAGCAATTCTGGAGAATATTCACCGGACGGAATCCCGGATGGTTGCCACTACACATTACAGTGAACTGAAGGCATACGCTTATGAACGGGCAGGCGTTATTAACGCCAGCATGGAATTCGATGTGCAGAGCCTGAGCCCTACTTACCGGCTGCTGGTCGGTGTACCCGGACGAAGCAATGCGTTTGCCATTGCTGAACGCCTAGGGATGCCAAGTGCGATCCTTGAGCATGCGCGCGGCGAAGTGAAGGAAGAAGATATGCGCGTTGAGCATATGATTGCTTCCCTTGAGGAGAACCGCCTCACTGCAGAGAACGAACGCATACGGGCAGAAGAGATTCGCCGTGAAGCGGAGGAATTCCGCAAGCGGCAGCAGCTGGAGCTGGAGAAGCTGGAAGGCCAGCGCGACAAACGTCTCGAGAAAGCAGAGAAGGATGCCACCGAACTTCTGGCCAAGGCTCGTAAGGAAGTCGAGGAAATTATCACTGGCCTCCGCCGTCTGGCGCTGGAGGAAGGCGCATCCGTCAAGGAGCATAAGCTGATCGAAGCGCGCCGCCGGCTGGATGAAGCAGAGCCTGCACCGCGCAAGAAGGCTGTGCCGCGCAGCACGGTCAAGGCGCCGCGTAAGATTCAGCCAGGGGATGAAGTCAAGGTAGCGAATGTGAATCAGAAGGGCCTTGTGGTTGAGCTGAGCGGTACCAAGGAAGCTGTTGTACAGTTCGGTATCATGAAGATGAAGGTCAATCTGAGTGATCTGGAGTTCCTGGCTTCCGCACCGGATGCTCCTCCGCCGGCTCTGCGCAGGGCCACAACGGTCAAGCGCACACGTGATGAGAATATCCGTAATGAGCTTGATTTGCGCGGTGCGAATCTGGAGGAGGCTATTATGGAGACAGACCGCTTCATCGACGAAGCTTTTCTCGGCAATCTGGGGCAGATCTCCATTATCCACGGCAAGGGGACGGGGGTCCTGCGGACAGGAATTCAGGAATACCTTCGCAAGCACAAGCATGTCAAGAGCTATCGGCTCGGGAACTACAATGAAGGCGGCGCGGGTGTGACAGTGGCTGAACTGGAGTAGCGCCCATAGTCCGGCAGGGAAGAGGGAGAAGTGTGCAGGATAATATTGATCTTTTGCTGGAACATCCGCTGGGGGCGCTGCTAGGCTACTTCACTGTCGCCATATTGGGGCTGGTCGTATTCCTGTCCTTCTTCGAAATGGTGACGAAATACAACTGCTGGGAAGAAATCCGCAAGGGGAATGTGTCCGTAGCTATGGCAACCGGAGGCAAAATCTTCGGAATCTGCAACATCTTACGCTTCAGCATTGAAGCGGGGGCATCGATCTATGAGACGATGAAGTGGTCGGTTGTAGGCTTTTTGCTGCTGCTGCTTGCTTACTTCCTGTTCGAGTTTTTTACTCCGGTCTTTTCAATTGATGAAGAGATTGCTGCGGATAACCGGGCCGTAGGACTGACAGCCATGCTGCTCTCCATATCCTTGTCCTATGTGATCGGCGCGGCCATATTCTGAATTAGGGGGCAGGGAGATGAAGCTGCTGGTTAGGATTCTGTTTTTTTCAGCCCTGGCTTTTATAGCGGCCGGCATTATATATTTAACGGTGAATTGAACCGAATGTGAGTAAGCGAAGGAGATTATACAGATGGAGACAACAGTTTGCCCATGGTGCCATACCGAGATTGTATGGGATGAGGAGTTTGGACCCGAGGATACCTGTCCTCATTGCAATAACGAGCTTAGCGGCTACCGCACAGTGACGATAGGTGCAGAGGATCTGGAGGATGAAGAGCCGGATACGCAGGAAGCCTCCGGGGAGGAAGAGATCAGCGACGAGAACCTGTGGGATGACGACGACAAGGATAGCGTGGTGCCTGTATGGGGTACGCTGAGCCAGTTCGGCGATGACTATGACCTGAAGCGTTATGAGGACAAGGTCTCAGGCTTGCTGGCTGCCCAGCTGGAAGCGCCGGAATGCCCGCAATGCCATGAGCTGATGCTTCACTCCGGTACGCAGCAGGTAGACGGGTTCACTCCGGCAACGCCGGAAGCGCTGGCTGGCGCAGCGGTGCTGAAGCCTCCCTTCGCGCTGAATGTGTACGTCTGCCCTTCCTGCTTCCATGTGCAGCATAGTCTGGCGCAGGAAGACCGCATCCAGCTTGTCCGCAATCTGAGCACCTCCGCCGAATAAAGATCGGATTCATGCTTTCCCTGCCTTCTGGACATGTTAGTGATAGATGAAGTGTCTTAGGACGAGCAGGGAGGGCTGGCATGAGAGGTTCAGAACGGGGACAGGCGGCGCTGCTGCTGGCTGTAGGCGGGCTATACCTGCTGGCTACAGTACTTGCAGGGACGTTCCTCAACGTATATCTGTGGAAAAGCCGGCAGAACTTCGCCATGATCGGCTGGTTCACCGTGGCCCAGCAGATTGCCGTGGGTCTCAGTTTTTGGCTCGGCGGCAAGTGGGTGAAAGAGCATAACAAAATGAATGCCCTACGGCTGGGAATTGCCGTATCGGGCTTTTTTTATTTGCTGGTGCTGTGGCTGCAAGGAGAAACGGTGCATTTTATTTGGCCGCTGGGCGGGGTCCTCGGACTATCCATCGGGCTGTATTGGCTGGCGTTCAATATTGTATTCTTCGAGATTACGGACGTGAGCAACCGCGATTTCTATAACGGGTGGATGGGTCTGCTGGGTTCTCTGACGGGAATAGCCGGACCCTGGGTGTCCGGCTGGATGATCTCCCGCTGGCAAGGCGGACAAGGCTACCGCATGGTATTCATACTGTCGCTCTGTATCTATGGGGTGGCTGCTGTGCTCAGCTTCGGCCTGCGCAAACGGCCGCGCGGCGAAGCCTATCTCTGGCTGGAGCCCTGGCATGAGCTTACCCGCAGGCGCAGTCCTTGGCGGCCAGTTGCGGCGGCGCTAGTGTTCCAGGGCATCCGGGAAGGCGTATTCTCCTTCCTGATCGGTCTGCTCGTCTACATTGCAGCACAGGAGGAGAGCAAGCTGGGACAGTTTGCTCTGCTGACCTCTGCTGTATCCCTGATCAGTTATTACGCGGCTGGCAGATGGTTCAAGCCCCGTGCCCGGCTCGGCGGTATGCTGGCAGGCAGTCTGCTGCTCATCGCCTTCCTTCTTCCGCTGCTGTGGAAGGTGAACTTTACGACCCTCCTAATCATGGGGATAGGGACCTCGCTCTGCCTGCCGCTCTACATGCTGCCGATGCTGTCCACCAGCTTCGACCTGATGGGAGTGTCCGAGGAGAGCGCCGCCAAACGCGTGGAGCTGGTAGTACTCAGGGAGCTTAGCCTGATGAGCGGCCGCCTCCTCGGCCTGCTGATCTTCATCGCGGTGTTGTCACAGAGTCAGTCTCTGCGCACCATCACGCTGCTCATGCTGGTGCTGGGCGCAGCACCGCTGGGAAGTTGGGTGGTGGTGCGGGGGTTGCTTAGTTCAAAATGTTCACAAAATGAACAATATTAAATGATTCAATTATAGGGTATTATTGCCAAGGTAAGTACAGATTGTAATTGAAGTGATTTACAAATGATTTCTCTTGAAATAACCATTAGAACTAAAAAGGCAAACCTGTACGAAAGTCAGGGACGCAAAGCCACGGGCCTTACCACAGGGCGGGAGACACCCATCTGTGAATGGTAGCCGGGCCGCTCTTTCCGGTGGTTTTTTTGCGCCTTTTTTTAATGAATTGTAATTGAGCGGAGGTCTTTTATGACAAACAAGAAGAGTCTTATAAGTAAAATATTGTGTTTTATCATTCTGGCTCAGTTCCTGACCCCTTTTGTGGGATTCTCAGAGATGAAGATTTCCGCACAGGACAGTGTTCTCAAAATCCAGTTTCAGCCCGAAGAAACGCCCCTACAGGACGGGGAGCTTGCAGATTCTGGAGCCGTTTTTAGCGTTAAAAACCAATACGCCTACGGCTGGAACATGGATCATACCGATGCAACCGTCTCAAGAGATACATACGATAACTCCGGCATAAGCAGCCTGACACGAATCCATCCAGATGGAAAGTGGGAAATTGCACTAGACAATGGTACTTATGAAGTCTCAGTAACCGTAGGTGACTCTGTATATAGCAGCAACAATTCCCTAACTGTCGAGAATATCAAAGTGATGGAGGGACTCACTCTTGAAGCAGGGCAGCATAGAACGGTCAAGAAGAAGGTTGCTGTCGAAGATGGAAGACTAACGTTAAGTCAAATCAATGCTGCTGGAATTGAGACTGCTCTCAATAGCATAGATATTTCATTAGTTAATACATACACTCCCGCCTTGATACCG
This genomic interval from Paenibacillus sp. FSL H8-0332 contains the following:
- a CDS encoding cupredoxin domain-containing protein, whose protein sequence is MIRKSAILCSIIFALLLTACGSNNSNSDSANNAAAGSNLTAEEELVITATNYSFDQPEYHLKKGVPVKIIFENESGNHGILIPEMKLRLDAKNASQVVLPEEAGTFEMTCAIMCGSGHSGMTAKIIVE
- a CDS encoding GGDEF domain-containing protein yields the protein MQSAERWHRRILYGYWIIVLCLLLAQFLYMLYSRSDEMQTIFSPGKGHVFIVCNLIIILAMAAAEVWLRRSPRYHKQAVVVCSFMVSYLMYFVLEPYVDGAQMTLMMPLMLALIYFDQRLLYSLGAFSIAFYAGVYFGLERPLLGKPLLEFVLVECVYVVFALTAQAVILRGRETREYLEQLTRSEQELMVERAISDKLLKIDALTGLYNHKTFHEYLDSLLEQCESNGLRLQLALIDIDNFKQVNDKYGHWVGDLVLKEVAAKMGSLIGLNDFAARYGGEEFAVIFTDKSFQEAYAAVEQMRLSIAAMCHPYAGNKPITVSIGLCHYKLGDGKELLFRKTDDSLYTAKRGGKNAVVTSAVTSGEGHKLTENPQIPI
- a CDS encoding phage holin family protein, translating into MRFLAHVVRFVVAAIVLMVVGWIVPQFTVGGFWSAFMLALVIALLGWVVEGIFGKKTTPFGRGIVGFLVSALVIWIAQFVVSGVSVSVLGALLAALVIGIIDLFLPVSTPFEAGK
- a CDS encoding endonuclease MutS2, with the translated sequence MDDKILHTLEYRKILNKLMQYTQTPMGRLTAELLKPSGDFEGVKKLLQATDEAVNVDRLKGIPSFGGVTDIRPALKRASIGGMLGTAELLAVGNTIGGARRVKRFIHAMHDDESIPTLFAQSDLLSEQKHVEDAIRMCIDENADVMDSASTELATLRRELRGGETRIREKLDSMIRSSSVSKMLQDQLVTIRGDRFVIPVKAEYRAHFGGIVHDQSGSGATLFIEPESIVAMNNKLRETRLREEREIEIILHRLTALVGDIAEEMAYDIDILGELDFIFAKARLARDLKATQPRMNDRGYLRLRKGRHPLIPAEQVVPLDVELGNDYSSIIVTGPNTGGKTVTLKTIGLLSLMAMSGLFIPAEEGSQLCVFDAIYADIGDEQSIEQSLSTFSSHMTNIISILKRMTPKSLILLDEVGAGTDPAEGSALAIAILENIHRTESRMVATTHYSELKAYAYERAGVINASMEFDVQSLSPTYRLLVGVPGRSNAFAIAERLGMPSAILEHARGEVKEEDMRVEHMIASLEENRLTAENERIRAEEIRREAEEFRKRQQLELEKLEGQRDKRLEKAEKDATELLAKARKEVEEIITGLRRLALEEGASVKEHKLIEARRRLDEAEPAPRKKAVPRSTVKAPRKIQPGDEVKVANVNQKGLVVELSGTKEAVVQFGIMKMKVNLSDLEFLASAPDAPPPALRRATTVKRTRDENIRNELDLRGANLEEAIMETDRFIDEAFLGNLGQISIIHGKGTGVLRTGIQEYLRKHKHVKSYRLGNYNEGGAGVTVAELE
- a CDS encoding DUF350 domain-containing protein — translated: MQDNIDLLLEHPLGALLGYFTVAILGLVVFLSFFEMVTKYNCWEEIRKGNVSVAMATGGKIFGICNILRFSIEAGASIYETMKWSVVGFLLLLLAYFLFEFFTPVFSIDEEIAADNRAVGLTAMLLSISLSYVIGAAIF
- a CDS encoding MFS transporter translates to MRGSERGQAALLLAVGGLYLLATVLAGTFLNVYLWKSRQNFAMIGWFTVAQQIAVGLSFWLGGKWVKEHNKMNALRLGIAVSGFFYLLVLWLQGETVHFIWPLGGVLGLSIGLYWLAFNIVFFEITDVSNRDFYNGWMGLLGSLTGIAGPWVSGWMISRWQGGQGYRMVFILSLCIYGVAAVLSFGLRKRPRGEAYLWLEPWHELTRRRSPWRPVAAALVFQGIREGVFSFLIGLLVYIAAQEESKLGQFALLTSAVSLISYYAAGRWFKPRARLGGMLAGSLLLIAFLLPLLWKVNFTTLLIMGIGTSLCLPLYMLPMLSTSFDLMGVSEESAAKRVELVVLRELSLMSGRLLGLLIFIAVLSQSQSLRTITLLMLVLGAAPLGSWVVVRGLLSSKCSQNEQY